GCCTCAGAAAAACAAAAGACTGTTGCAGGTGTGCCGCTGTGCCACACTTGCAACAGTCTTTAGGAAATCACATGTCCATTCAGCGCATGGTCTCCAGGCGCTTTTTCAGGATCTCTTTCTGGCTCAGCCCTGCTAGCTTCGCCTGGGTGGAATCAATCCACTTTTGCTCCAGCGCATTTTTGGTCGGGCGCTCCACTTGGTAATAAACCCCAAATTTACCGGGAGAGGGTTCATCTGCCATTTTGAAGGCCGCGACATCATCCGTGACATCATGCTGGGTCTCGTCAATGACCTCATAGACGCCGCCTTTGCGGGGCGTGCTGTCATCAAAGGAGCCTGCATAGAACATCACGCACTCACTCAGGCATTCCACCACGCTGAATCCATCGTGCAAGATGGCCCGCTCAAAGGTATCCATCATGTGCTTCACCTGGGCGGCGTGAGTGCGGGCGATGAAGGTGGCGCCGCTGGCCAGCAGTTGCTTCATCGGATTGATGGGTCGGTCAATGCTGCCGGTAGGGTCGGTCTTGGATTTGAAGCCCTGGGGGCTCGTGGGGCTGGTCTGCTTTTTGGTTAGGCCATACACGAAGTTATCCATGATGACGTAAGTCAGCTTGACGTTTTTCCGCGCCGCATGGTTGAGGTGATTTCCACCGATGGAAAAACCATCCCCATCCCCACCGAAGACAAAGACGTGAACGTCGGGTCGGCTCAGGGAGATCCCGGTGGCCAGGGGCAGGGCACGGCCATGGATGAAGTGGATGCCGTGGCTATTGACGAAGTAAGGGAAGCGTGAGGAACAGCCGATGCCGGCCACGCAGACGATCTTCTCATGCGGATACTGGAGTTTTTCCAGCACCTTGTAAAACGCGGCGAGCACCGCAAAGTCACCACAGCCAGGGCACCAGGTAGGGTGGTCAGCCGTGAGGATTTTTTTGGTTAACTTGTCAGCAGCAGGGACAGCGGAAGCCGGAGCCTCCAGGGTGGCAGAGGACATGTGGGTTGGTTAGGTTGGAATACCCAGGCTAAACGAATTCTGGATTCAGGGTCAATCACGAACCTGCGCCTTTTGCTAAATTCCGTGCTTATGCGGGTTTCCAGGCCCGTCTTTTTGACGGGCTGGTATAACCAGAAGGTCAAACAAAGTCGGTGATCGAGCCAAAGTCCGCATCGAAGAGCCGCCGATAGGTGCGGAAGGCAAAGCTGTCCGTCATGCTGGCCACCCAGTCGCAGACCAGACGGGCACGAGTCGCGGCATCCGGGGCTTTTTCAATTTCGGCCTCCAGTGTGGCGGGCATGAGATGCAGAGTGCTGCCTTTCTCCTGCTCAATGTAGCGGTCACGCAGCACCTCAAAGAGTCGTGTCAAAATGAAGTCCGCTTTGTAGTCGAGTTGCTGGAGCTGGGGGCTCTTGAAGACAAGGTCGAGGGCGATCTTCTTGTTCAGGCGGGACTCGGCCTGCATATCAGGGTCTATCTCCAGGCGGAACTGATGCCGCCGAGTCATGGCGCTGAGAAACGTGCTGTTAGGCACCAGTGTGACGGCGCGGATGTAACGACCGATGGCACTGTTCAGCTTTCTTTCCACCCGCCCTTCACGGATGGCCGCGCAGAGCTTTTTGATGTGGGTTTCATCACGCTCATTCAGCTCGCGGCCTTCGGCCCAGCGCTCCAGCTTGGAGACGGTGATGAAGCCGGCGTGGATGCCGTCGGCAATGTCATTGAGGGAGTAAGCAGTGTCGTCTGCCCAGTCCATGAGCTGGCATTCGATGCTGCGGAACTGATTGCGTACTTTGCCGGGAGTCAGCTCCGTGGGGAAGGCTTGATGGCCCATGGTGAAATCCAGCCAGACTTCCTGGTTGTTGTACAGGTAGTGGTTAGGCGCGCCTTCCACTTCAGCTTGCAGGGTTTTGTACTTGAGCACGCCGTCCAGCACCGCGCGGGAGGGATTCATGCCTTCACGCCCTTCGTTGAAAAGAGTCTCTGTGAGGATGCGCAGCGTTTGGGCATTGCCCTCAAAGCCGCCGTAGGGGCGCATCAGCCGGTGCAGGGTCCTTTCGCCCGTATGACCGAAAGGCGGGTGCCCCAGATCATGGGAAAGGCAGGCGCACTCCACTAGGTCTGGATCAATGAAGCAGCCGTCATCCAGCATCTCGCTCTGCTGGGCTAGGTAGGCACAGATGGACCGGCCGATCTGGGCCACCTCAATGCTGTGGGTCAGCCGCGTGCGGTAGAAGTCATACTCGCCGGAGAGAAAGACCTGGGTCTTGTTTTGCAAACGGCGGAAGGCGCTGCTGTGGATGATGCGGTCCCGGTCAATCTGGAAGGCGTTGCGGTACTCGCTTGGGGACGAGGGCCGGGGCGTCAGCGTTTCAGAATCAAAGGTATTGTAAAACCGGTTGGCGGGCATGGAGTCGCAGAGTCCACGGTGGAGGCCCAAAGGTCAACCTTGGTAGGGGACGATCACAGCGTGATCGTTGGCCCGGTGGGGTACTCGGGCTGGATTTCCGGGCGAAGGCGGTTGCGCAGCCGAGGGTCGTCCAGGGCTTGGTCCACAGCATCCTGGAGGGCGCCGGAAACAAGATCTCTCAAGGTCGGTACAGGGGAGCCGCTGCCTGGCACGTAGGCGCGGCTGCTGCGTTCCCCAGAATAGACGTGGCTGTGGACGATCTGGCCACTGGCAGCATCCAGCACCGTCACGCGAACCCGTGCATAACCGTAGGGGCGCACCAGCATTTGGCAATAGAGGTCCATCACATCGCCTGTCACCACATAGCGGGCACTACGCGGGGCTGTGAGCATGTTGCGAGTCTGTAGGCCGTGACCAAAGGCATTGGTCACCACCTGGCTCACTGGGACGCGGGTTTGCACATACTCTAGGGGGGTGCCGATCTGTGTGCGCACGGTGCCCAGGTCCATCGGGCCGATGCCGCGCTGGTCACTGAAGGGACGGGTGGCAAATTCAGGCTGGCCGGGCTTCACATGGCCGGGGCCGGGGACGTAATCCAGGCTGACCTGGGAAGTCGTGCTGCAGGAAACCAGCGCGAAAACAGATAGCAAAGTGACAAGAGAAAGCAGGCTCTTCATGGTGTCCTGCACGAATAGCTGATGGCGCGGCACTTTCAATGCCACATCTCACCTTCGTCATGTCCTTTAAAAACAAACAGCCCTGCCGGACTTGGCGCTCAGGAAAAAAACCCCCAAAACCTGAAGCCAATTAATTATCCGGCAGGGCCGATTTATGTTTATATTCGGTTCGAACTTATTCAGGCAATCTCAAAAATGATCGCACAGCCAAATTCAGCATCCAGGTGGATACAATGTCATGACAACACCCAGAGAGGTGTGGTGAACGCAGGATTGAAGTTTTTTTTCAGCGTCCTGACGATAGCCCTGGTTGGCACTCTACTGCCCAGCCAGGCCTCCGCCCAAATCGGTGGTGGCGTACGCCAAGTCATCGTGGCCCAGGCCTCTGGGTGGAACTCAAACACGGCGACCTTGCAGGCCTATCAGCGTGCTTCGGCCAATAGCCCGTGGCAGCCTATCCTTGCCCAGCCTGTGCCGATCTTGCTGGGCCGCTCTGGGCTGGCCTGGGGCAGGGGAGTCTTCACACCGCCGAACAATGGCATCCCGCCGAAAGTGGAGAAGGACTGGCGCGCCCCAGCGGGCGTTTTCCAGCTTGGTTCTCTTTTTGGTTATGCTGCCCGGCCCCCTGCGGGCACTCGCTGGCCTTACATTCAGGTCGGTCCCTGGGATGCATATGTGGATGATCCCAAGAACCCGTATTACAACCAGCATGTGCGGGTGGATTCGCAGCGTGTGCCACCCTGGTTTGAAAAGCAGCGCATGCGCCTGGGGGATGCCGCTTACAAATGGATGCTGGAGATTCGCCACAATCAAGGCCCTGCAGCTCCCGGCTACGGCAGTGCCATCTTTTTCCATGTGCGCCGTGGCCCTACCAAACCCAGTGCTGGCTGCTCCACCATGGCGGTGGAAAATTTAGAAAAACTCATCCGCTGGCTGGATCCCCAGGCCTCCCCACATTACGTGCTGCTGCCGAAGGCGGACTATCAGGCCCTCCGCGGTCCTTGGCGGCTGCCTTGAGAGCGGCAGGTATAAAAAAAGCGGAAAGCAAGGCGTCTGAGGCCCGGCTTTCCGCTCATGAGAATGGGATGTCGGCGGGGCTTACTTGGCCGCTGGTTTCCAGTTCTTCACGAACTCCAGGCTCTGCTTGATCTCAGGCAGGCTGGTTTCCCAATTGTGCTCATACTCCACATGGAGAGGGCCGGGATAGCCCTGGGCATGGTATTCGGCCAAGATGGCGGGGATGTCTGATTTGCCGGTGCCGAAAGGCAGATCGTGCGCCTTCGGATTGCCGAATTCGGTCAGGTCCTTCATGTGGCTGTCAAAGATGCGGCCCTTGAGGATGCGGATGCAGTCCACAGGATTCAGCCCGCTACGCACCCAGTGGCCCACGTCTGCGCAGGCACCCATGCGCGGATCGCGGTCTTTCACCAGTTCCAGTACATAGTTAGGGTCCCAGAACAGGTAGGCGCGGTCCAGGGGGCGCTTCGGATGGTTGTGGATCGCCATCTTGATGTCGAATTCCTTCACCAGAGCTTCGATGCCATCCAGGCCCTTGACGTCCGGCTCGGTGATGACGATGCCGATGCCCATGGTTTTGCAAAACTCGAAAACTTTGCGGTCTGCCGCAGCGTCGGCACCCAGTTTGATCACGCCATAACCTACGGCGGTCACGCCCTGCTCGGCCAGCTTGGCCTTCACGGCGGCGATGACTTCGGGGGAGGATTCATGGTTGAAGACCTCGTCCTTCTTTTCAGGCGAGAGCTTCTGTTTCGGATAAAACTCGATCGTTTTGCCACCGGCGGCGGCCGTTTTTTCGATGGCCTCCATCACGGAGAACATGCGGAAGCTGTAAGCCTGGCAGCCAGCGTAAAACTGGCCGACCTTGGCCGTTTCCGGGATCGTCGCGGCAAAGCCGGCGACGGCGAGGAGCAAGAGGGGGAGAAGGAATTTCTTCATGGGCGGAATGGAACGGGGTTGGTAAGGGCTTCTTGCGCCGGAGACGGGCTCCAGACAAAAGCGTTTCCACATTGTGGCGACAAGATGGCGCAGGGCGAATGCGTTTTTTCGATCATGCGCTTTCCCTTTCTTTTTATCCTCCTCGCCGCTCCGGCTCTGGGTCAGCTACCCTCGGCCAAACCCGTGCCGAGGGTGCAGGCGGTGCCCCTGCCTCACCACATCACCTCCTTTCAGCTCGATGGGCGTGAGCTCACGGCCTGTCATTACGATCCCCAGGACATGCGGCCCTTCTGGTACCCCATCCAGGCCTCGCGCGATGTCAGCCTTACCCGAATGGGGCACCCGCACGATCCCCTGACGCACAGCCACCACAACAGCGTGTGGGTGACGCATAACAGTCTCAATGGTCTCGACTTTTGGGGCGACTACGCCAAGAAACAGGGGCGCATTGTCAATGTCGAGGTGTCGCGCGAAGGCTATGAAGACAGCGATGACTTCGCCTCCATGCGCATGGTGAATCACTGGATCAGCGAGGCGGACAAATCAGTGCAGCTCATCGAAGTGCGCCGCACGGAGGTACGCCCTCTGGCGGGGGCCAAGAGCTGGCTCATGATCATTGACCTGGAATACTCGCCGCCCAAGGGTCAGACCGCCACCTTCGGCGCGACCGGCTTTGGCCTCGTGGCCGTGCGTGTGGCGAAAAGCCTGGGTGTGCATGATGGTGGCGGTCGGCTTTTGAATTCCGAAGGCTTGGTGAATGAAAAGGCCATGTTTCGCCTGCCTGCACGCTGGGTGGACTACAGCGGCCGCATCACCAATGAGGACGACGGATTTGCCGGCATGACCCTCATGAATCACCCCATGAACCCACACAACCCCACGGCCTATCACGTGCGCGATGATGGCTGGATGGGGGCCTGCCTGAGCCTGGACACGCCCGTGGAAATCACCGAGGCCAAAAAGCTGCGAGTGCGCTACGGCCTGTGGGTGCATGACGGGCTGCCTGCGAAGGAAGAGATCGAGGCACAGTGGAAGACCTTTTGCGCCCTCCCTGTCGCGGATCTAGGGGATAAAAGACCCCGTTGATCCCTTAGCCTGCCCCTGCTGGGGTAATAAGGGAGAGACGCTTCTTGTTCTCCACGGCGTTCCTGATACTCTGCCGTTTAACGTCATGTCCACCAAAGCGACCCGCATCCTGCTAGCTGATGACCACTCCGTTGTCCGCAACGGCTTCCGTCTTATTTTGGAGGCCCAGTGGGACATGGAGGTGGTGGGTCAGGCCTCCAATGGCCGCGAGGCGGTAGAGCTGGCAGAAACCCTGCAGCCCGATGTAGCCGTGATGGATGTCACGATGCCGGAGCTCAACGGTATCGAAGCCACCCGACGCATGGAAAAGGTGTCCCCGAAGACCCGTGTGCTGGCCCTCTCCATGCACAAGGATGCGGTCTATGTGCGCGAAATCCTGCGTGCTGGAGCCCGCGGGTACCTGCTCAAAGACTGTAGCGAGGCGGATTTCCTCACGGCGGTGCGAGCCGTGGCCGTGGGCAAAGGCTACCTCAGCCCCGAAGTTTCCGATGCTGTGCTGGATGACTATCGCAAGCACGTTACCAACCCGATCGACCTCCTTTCCACCCGCGAGCGTGAGGTCCTGCAAATGATCGCCGAGAGCAAGACCAACAAGGACATTGCCAATGCCCTCAACCTCAGCGTTTACACGGTGGAGGCCCATCGTGGCCGCATTATGGAAAAGCTAAACCTGCACTCGGTGGGAGAACTGGTGCGCTTTGCCCTGCGCAACGGGCTCATTGACTGAGCCTCAGCATGACCAGCTTCATCTTTCCCTTCAACCGGCGGATCGGTGAGAGATCTGTCCTCTGGGGGCTCATCATTGGCTTTGGCCTGGTGGTGATTCTTCTGGGCATCGCCGGCCTGGTGGCGGTGCGGGACAGCCATGCCATCCGTAAAAATGCAGCCCGGCTTGTGCAGGAGCAGTTGTTGGTAGCCCGTCTCCTGCATGAGGTACAGGCTGAGGAGGATGCCCTGGCCCTCATCGTTCACCGCATCGTCAGGGAGGTGGGCATGGAGGATCGTGTGGCCCGGATCGAAGATCTGAAGAAGGCCGATAAAGCTGTGGCCAAGCTGGCCCATGAGGCCCGCCCTACCGTCCATGCGCCTGACTGGCAGCACCTGGCCAAAGCGACCCAGGTCTTTTCTGAAAAAGCCCGGATCTCTTTGGAAAATGGCGAGCCTACCTCGCGCATCCATATGGAGGAGCTGATCTCCAGCCATGAGGTGGTGGTAAAGCTCATTCACGATCTCATTCTGCACAGCACCAAACATCTGGCGGAGGTGGACAAGGAGATCGGCCTGCAACTTCAGGATCTGGCGGACGAGTCCGCTTTTTTGCTGGGTTCCTGCCTACTGCTTTCGGGCATCTGCGCCACCGGAACGATTCTTTTTGTTAGGCATAGCATCCGACGTATCGAATGGCAGCAGGACGAACTGAGCCGCGTCTCCTGGCACATGCTGCAGACACAGGAGGAAACGGCGCGGCGCTTTTCCCATGAACTGCATGATGAACTGGGCCAGTCTCTCGCGGCGGTTCGGTCCAATCTGGTGCGGCGGGTGGATGAAAACTTCGAGGACCGTCGCGCGGACTGTGTGCTGCTGGTGGACCAATCCATCGCCAACGTGCGGGAGCTTTCCCAACTGCTGAGGCCCGTGATTCTGGATGACTTTGGCCTAGATGCCGGGCTGCGCTGGCTGACGGAAAAATTTGCCCAGCGTGTCCAGGTGGAAATGACCTATGACTCCCAGCTTGAAACCCGCCTGCACAGCGACCTGGAGACCCACCTCTTCCGTATCGCCCAAGAGGCGCTGACCAACATTGCCCGCCACTCCAAAGCCACCGAGGTCAAGGTCATGTTGGTGACGGAACTAGACCAGGTGCAGCTCATCGTCGAAGACAATGGCAGTGGCCTGCCGACCAACCGTGAACATTCCCGCCAGAGCCTGGGCCTCACCGGAATGAGGGCCCGCGCCCGCGAGTGCGGTGGCAGTCTGGAACTACAGCCCGTGAAACCTCACGGGCTGCGTATCTTCGTCAGCACACCCATCCGCTTGGCGGAGGACTAAAAGTTCACCTGCACCTGTGCGTAGCCAAACTGCGCCGTATCGCTGGCCCCCGTTTGCGCTAAGTATTTGCCAGCAAAAAACACGCTGTACCCGGCCTGGAGAGCCACATGCGCATTGAGTTTGTAATAGGCGTTCAGGTCCACCTCTTGTCCGCGAAAGCTGCTGGCGCGGCGGGCATCGGCATTGACCGGACGCACGGTGGAGGTGGTGTTGGCCCCATACCAGGCATCGTTGTTTGTGGCATTCCAGTAGAGGTTATAGTCCAGAGTCAGCTTAAGCGTGCTCGTTGGTTGGATGGAAAAATTGAGCTGCGGATTTTGCAGGTTCATCCAGCCGGTGGTGTCCATAAATCCATAGAGGGCATGGTTGCCAGGGAACATGTTTTGGAAGGTGTTGTTGTCGCCATCCGTGGCATCGTCGTCTCCGCTGGCGTAGTTGTATTGCACGCCCAGTCGTGGCTTCCAGGTGTGGTGAAAGTTGTAGCCAGTGCCCCAGTGTCCGGCGAAGGCCAGATGATCCAGTCCGGCCACGCGGCCATACTGCACGGCCATCTCCATCTCATAGTCCCAGTTGTGTAGCTTTTTGGGGTCGCCTTTCATCAGGGTGCCCAGTGTGAAGAAATTCGTCTTGCCCACCGCGCCCAAGGGCGCTCCGGCGGCCCCGGCGGCTTTGTTGGCCTGCTCGTTCAGCAGGTAAAAGTCCGTCACGTTTTGCCAAGGGATGAGGGACTTTGAAGAGAAGTAAAGGCCGCTGACGATGGCGTTTCGCGCTTCACGGGTGCTAAAATAGTCTGACTCGTTCCAGCGGTTGTTGACGAAGTTCACTGGGCTGCCCACAAAGAGGTCTAGCGTCCAGGTTTCCTGGGCATAGCGCAGACGCAGGGCATCCCAGGCGCGGGTGGGGTTGGACCATTGGGGGTTACCCAGCAGGCGTTGGTCGCCATAGTTCAGGGGCTGGCGGCCTGCACGCAGGCTGAGTCCGTCGGCATCATGGCCAAAGTCGGCCCAGGCTTGCAGCACGTCGAAGACATCGTCCCCATCGGCGCCGAAGCTGCCGATGTTGTTGGGTCGGCTGCCGCCGATCTCGCGGATGTCCTGGCCCTGAACATAAAATTTGAAGCATGAGGTAGGCGTCACCAGCATGCCCAGACGGAAGCGTGTCAGCAGCCA
The Prosthecobacter algae genome window above contains:
- a CDS encoding thiamine pyrophosphate-dependent enzyme, with product MSSATLEAPASAVPAADKLTKKILTADHPTWCPGCGDFAVLAAFYKVLEKLQYPHEKIVCVAGIGCSSRFPYFVNSHGIHFIHGRALPLATGISLSRPDVHVFVFGGDGDGFSIGGNHLNHAARKNVKLTYVIMDNFVYGLTKKQTSPTSPQGFKSKTDPTGSIDRPINPMKQLLASGATFIARTHAAQVKHMMDTFERAILHDGFSVVECLSECVMFYAGSFDDSTPRKGGVYEVIDETQHDVTDDVAAFKMADEPSPGKFGVYYQVERPTKNALEQKWIDSTQAKLAGLSQKEILKKRLETMR
- a CDS encoding sugar phosphate isomerase/epimerase family protein, yielding MKKFLLPLLLLAVAGFAATIPETAKVGQFYAGCQAYSFRMFSVMEAIEKTAAAGGKTIEFYPKQKLSPEKKDEVFNHESSPEVIAAVKAKLAEQGVTAVGYGVIKLGADAAADRKVFEFCKTMGIGIVITEPDVKGLDGIEALVKEFDIKMAIHNHPKRPLDRAYLFWDPNYVLELVKDRDPRMGACADVGHWVRSGLNPVDCIRILKGRIFDSHMKDLTEFGNPKAHDLPFGTGKSDIPAILAEYHAQGYPGPLHVEYEHNWETSLPEIKQSLEFVKNWKPAAK
- a CDS encoding ATP-binding protein — its product is MTSFIFPFNRRIGERSVLWGLIIGFGLVVILLGIAGLVAVRDSHAIRKNAARLVQEQLLVARLLHEVQAEEDALALIVHRIVREVGMEDRVARIEDLKKADKAVAKLAHEARPTVHAPDWQHLAKATQVFSEKARISLENGEPTSRIHMEELISSHEVVVKLIHDLILHSTKHLAEVDKEIGLQLQDLADESAFLLGSCLLLSGICATGTILFVRHSIRRIEWQQDELSRVSWHMLQTQEETARRFSHELHDELGQSLAAVRSNLVRRVDENFEDRRADCVLLVDQSIANVRELSQLLRPVILDDFGLDAGLRWLTEKFAQRVQVEMTYDSQLETRLHSDLETHLFRIAQEALTNIARHSKATEVKVMLVTELDQVQLIVEDNGSGLPTNREHSRQSLGLTGMRARARECGGSLELQPVKPHGLRIFVSTPIRLAED
- a CDS encoding dGTP triphosphohydrolase, encoding MPANRFYNTFDSETLTPRPSSPSEYRNAFQIDRDRIIHSSAFRRLQNKTQVFLSGEYDFYRTRLTHSIEVAQIGRSICAYLAQQSEMLDDGCFIDPDLVECACLSHDLGHPPFGHTGERTLHRLMRPYGGFEGNAQTLRILTETLFNEGREGMNPSRAVLDGVLKYKTLQAEVEGAPNHYLYNNQEVWLDFTMGHQAFPTELTPGKVRNQFRSIECQLMDWADDTAYSLNDIADGIHAGFITVSKLERWAEGRELNERDETHIKKLCAAIREGRVERKLNSAIGRYIRAVTLVPNSTFLSAMTRRHQFRLEIDPDMQAESRLNKKIALDLVFKSPQLQQLDYKADFILTRLFEVLRDRYIEQEKGSTLHLMPATLEAEIEKAPDAATRARLVCDWVASMTDSFAFRTYRRLFDADFGSITDFV
- a CDS encoding response regulator transcription factor, giving the protein MSTKATRILLADDHSVVRNGFRLILEAQWDMEVVGQASNGREAVELAETLQPDVAVMDVTMPELNGIEATRRMEKVSPKTRVLALSMHKDAVYVREILRAGARGYLLKDCSEADFLTAVRAVAVGKGYLSPEVSDAVLDDYRKHVTNPIDLLSTREREVLQMIAESKTNKDIANALNLSVYTVEAHRGRIMEKLNLHSVGELVRFALRNGLID
- a CDS encoding PmoA family protein, yielding MRFPFLFILLAAPALGQLPSAKPVPRVQAVPLPHHITSFQLDGRELTACHYDPQDMRPFWYPIQASRDVSLTRMGHPHDPLTHSHHNSVWVTHNSLNGLDFWGDYAKKQGRIVNVEVSREGYEDSDDFASMRMVNHWISEADKSVQLIEVRRTEVRPLAGAKSWLMIIDLEYSPPKGQTATFGATGFGLVAVRVAKSLGVHDGGGRLLNSEGLVNEKAMFRLPARWVDYSGRITNEDDGFAGMTLMNHPMNPHNPTAYHVRDDGWMGACLSLDTPVEITEAKKLRVRYGLWVHDGLPAKEEIEAQWKTFCALPVADLGDKRPR
- a CDS encoding L,D-transpeptidase family protein → MKFFFSVLTIALVGTLLPSQASAQIGGGVRQVIVAQASGWNSNTATLQAYQRASANSPWQPILAQPVPILLGRSGLAWGRGVFTPPNNGIPPKVEKDWRAPAGVFQLGSLFGYAARPPAGTRWPYIQVGPWDAYVDDPKNPYYNQHVRVDSQRVPPWFEKQRMRLGDAAYKWMLEIRHNQGPAAPGYGSAIFFHVRRGPTKPSAGCSTMAVENLEKLIRWLDPQASPHYVLLPKADYQALRGPWRLP
- a CDS encoding alginate export family protein; this encodes MKPNQIFRQCLVLAALALLSLTAQAGKLADLPDPLPTVARTDLITFDTELKGRLEVRDNNYDFDSSVNGPQDAAWLLTRFRLGMLVTPTSCFKFYVQGQDIREIGGSRPNNIGSFGADGDDVFDVLQAWADFGHDADGLSLRAGRQPLNYGDQRLLGNPQWSNPTRAWDALRLRYAQETWTLDLFVGSPVNFVNNRWNESDYFSTREARNAIVSGLYFSSKSLIPWQNVTDFYLLNEQANKAAGAAGAPLGAVGKTNFFTLGTLMKGDPKKLHNWDYEMEMAVQYGRVAGLDHLAFAGHWGTGYNFHHTWKPRLGVQYNYASGDDDATDGDNNTFQNMFPGNHALYGFMDTTGWMNLQNPQLNFSIQPTSTLKLTLDYNLYWNATNNDAWYGANTTSTVRPVNADARRASSFRGQEVDLNAYYKLNAHVALQAGYSVFFAGKYLAQTGASDTAQFGYAQVQVNF